A window of Sphingomonas sp. Leaf357 contains these coding sequences:
- the aroA gene encoding 3-phosphoshikimate 1-carboxyvinyltransferase, giving the protein MSHPAPSPRQIHASGPLRGRVAVPGDKSISHRSLMLSALAVGESHIEGLLEGEDVLATAAAMRAMGATITRHADGVWTVNGVGVGGLMQPAGALEMGNSGTSTRLLMGLVASHGITATFTGDASLSGRPMARVIDPLSQMGADITASPGGRLPLMVRGMNPAIPITYTLPVASAQVKSAILLAGLNTPGITRVIEPVATRDHSERMLAGFGADLRVEQTPDGRVISLVGEAELKPQQIVVPGDPSSAAFLVVAATIVPGSDVVVTNVGLNPTRAGIFTALRMMGADITEVDPRSVGGEPVADLHVRHAKLTAIAVPPELAPSMIDEYPILFVAAACAEGITIARGAHELRVKESDRIATMAAALGAVGVRTEEFEDGLAIHGSGGAPLPGGGTIATKLDHRIAMSLSVAALVSTAPVTIDDASPIATSYPMFFASLDALRGTNAVAAA; this is encoded by the coding sequence ATGTCGCACCCTGCTCCCTCCCCCCGCCAGATCCACGCCTCCGGTCCGTTGCGCGGCCGCGTCGCCGTGCCGGGCGACAAATCGATTAGCCACCGTTCGCTGATGCTCTCCGCGCTGGCGGTGGGCGAAAGCCACATCGAGGGCCTGCTGGAGGGCGAGGACGTTCTCGCCACCGCCGCCGCGATGCGCGCGATGGGCGCGACGATCACGCGCCACGCGGACGGCGTCTGGACGGTCAACGGCGTCGGCGTCGGCGGCCTGATGCAACCGGCGGGCGCGCTGGAGATGGGCAATTCGGGCACCTCGACTCGCCTGCTCATGGGGCTGGTTGCGAGCCACGGCATCACCGCCACCTTCACCGGCGACGCCTCGCTCTCCGGCCGGCCGATGGCGCGGGTGATCGATCCGCTGTCGCAGATGGGGGCGGACATCACCGCCAGCCCCGGCGGCCGCCTGCCGCTGATGGTGCGGGGGATGAATCCGGCGATCCCGATCACCTACACCCTGCCCGTCGCCTCGGCGCAGGTGAAGTCGGCGATACTGCTCGCCGGCCTGAACACGCCGGGCATCACCCGTGTGATCGAGCCGGTCGCGACGCGCGATCACAGCGAACGGATGCTGGCCGGATTCGGCGCCGACCTGAGGGTCGAACAGACGCCCGATGGCCGCGTGATCTCGCTGGTCGGCGAGGCCGAACTCAAGCCGCAGCAGATTGTCGTGCCGGGCGACCCCTCCTCCGCCGCCTTCCTGGTCGTCGCGGCGACGATCGTGCCGGGATCGGACGTGGTGGTGACGAATGTCGGGCTGAACCCGACGCGCGCCGGCATCTTCACCGCGTTGCGCATGATGGGCGCGGACATCACCGAGGTCGATCCCCGCAGCGTCGGCGGCGAACCCGTCGCGGATCTGCACGTGCGCCATGCGAAGCTCACCGCGATCGCGGTGCCGCCCGAGCTCGCGCCGAGCATGATCGACGAATATCCGATCCTGTTCGTCGCCGCGGCCTGCGCCGAGGGCATCACGATCGCGCGCGGCGCGCACGAACTGCGCGTCAAGGAATCGGACCGGATCGCCACGATGGCGGCGGCGCTGGGGGCGGTCGGCGTGCGGACCGAGGAGTTCGAGGACGGCCTCGCGATCCACGGCTCGGGCGGCGCCCCCCTGCCCGGCGGCGGCACGATCGCCACGAAACTCGACCACCGTATCGCGATGAGCCTCTCAGTCGCGGCGTTGGTCTCGACCGCGCCGGTGACGATCGACGACGCCTCGCCCATCGCGACGAGTTACCCTATGTTCTTCGCCTCGCTCGACGCGCTCAGGGGAACGAACGCCGTGGCTGCCGCATGA
- the rpsG gene encoding 30S ribosomal protein S7, protein MARRRRPEKRIILPDPKYGDEVLSKFMNSVMLDGKKSVAELIVYGALETVEARAKKDPLSVFHDALNNVKPNIEVRSRRVGGATYQVPVEVRFERSQALAIRWLIGAARNRSENTMAARLSGELMDAANNRGNAVKKREDTHRMAEANRAFSHYRW, encoded by the coding sequence ATGGCACGTCGTCGTCGCCCAGAAAAGCGTATCATCCTCCCCGATCCGAAGTATGGTGATGAGGTTCTCTCGAAGTTCATGAATTCGGTCATGCTCGATGGCAAGAAGTCCGTCGCGGAACTGATCGTCTACGGTGCGCTCGAGACCGTCGAAGCCCGTGCGAAGAAGGATCCGCTCAGCGTGTTCCACGACGCGCTGAACAACGTGAAGCCGAACATCGAAGTGCGCAGCCGCCGCGTCGGCGGTGCGACCTATCAGGTTCCTGTCGAAGTCCGCTTCGAGCGGTCGCAGGCGCTCGCGATCCGTTGGCTGATCGGTGCGGCCCGCAACCGCAGCGAGAACACCATGGCCGCCCGCCTGTCGGGTGAGCTGATGGATGCCGCCAACAACCGCGGCAACGCGGTGAAGAAGCGCGAAGACACGCACCGGATGGCGGAAGCCAACCGCGCGTTCTCGCACTACCGCTGGTAA
- the rpsL gene encoding 30S ribosomal protein S12, with protein MPTINQLVRKGRDPQKAKSKVPAMEQNPQKRGVCTRVYTTTPKKPNSALRKVAKVRLTNQREVISYIPGEGHNLQEHSVVLIRGGRVRDLPGVRYHVLRGVLDTQGVKDRRQSRSKYGAKRPK; from the coding sequence ATGCCGACGATTAACCAGCTGGTCCGCAAGGGCCGCGATCCGCAGAAGGCCAAGTCCAAGGTCCCTGCGATGGAACAGAACCCGCAGAAGCGCGGCGTTTGCACCCGCGTGTACACGACGACCCCGAAGAAGCCGAACTCGGCTCTGCGCAAGGTGGCCAAGGTTCGCCTGACCAACCAGCGCGAAGTGATTTCGTACATTCCGGGTGAAGGCCACAATCTTCAGGAGCACTCGGTGGTCCTGATCCGTGGCGGCCGTGTGCGCGATCTTCCCGGTGTTCGGTATCACGTCCTGCGCGGCGTGCTCGATACACAGGGCGTGAAGGATCGTCGCCAGTCGCGTTCCAAGTACGGCGCCAAGCGTCCGAAGTGA
- a CDS encoding DMT family transporter: MANASPDRILLAIGLRLTSVLLFACMNTLIKLSEAGGATIGEILFFRQAGAAAFMVVVLLTGPGLRSVATSRLPAHILRMAMGLSAMALTFATILALPLAESTTIGFTMPIFATILGALVLGEPTGWHRWGAVVLGFVGVLIVAQPGTGHFPLIGALTGLGAALLTAGVSILLRQISRTESITTTVFWFSTLSLVPLGIVYAFAMQPHAPLVWLLLVGIGVIGGAAQLAMTGALRFGPVSVVVPMDYSSLLWATLSGWVVFGVLPDTWTWVGAPVIIASGLYIVWREHVRRRIETDQAVVEG, from the coding sequence ATGGCGAACGCTTCTCCCGACCGAATCCTGCTCGCGATCGGGTTGCGGCTGACCTCCGTCTTGTTGTTCGCGTGCATGAACACGTTGATCAAGCTGAGCGAGGCGGGCGGCGCGACGATCGGCGAGATCCTGTTCTTCCGTCAGGCCGGCGCTGCCGCGTTCATGGTCGTGGTCCTGCTGACCGGGCCGGGGCTGCGCTCGGTGGCGACCAGCCGCCTGCCCGCGCACATCCTGCGCATGGCGATGGGGCTGAGCGCGATGGCGCTGACCTTCGCGACGATCCTTGCGCTGCCGCTCGCCGAATCGACCACGATCGGTTTCACCATGCCGATCTTCGCGACGATCCTGGGCGCGCTCGTGCTGGGGGAGCCGACCGGCTGGCATCGCTGGGGCGCAGTGGTGCTCGGCTTCGTCGGCGTGCTGATCGTCGCGCAGCCGGGCACCGGGCACTTCCCGCTGATCGGCGCGCTCACCGGGCTGGGCGCGGCTCTGCTCACCGCCGGGGTCTCGATCCTGCTCCGCCAGATCTCGCGCACCGAAAGCATCACGACGACGGTGTTTTGGTTCTCGACGCTGTCGCTGGTCCCGCTCGGCATCGTCTATGCGTTCGCGATGCAGCCGCACGCGCCGCTCGTCTGGCTGCTGCTCGTCGGTATCGGGGTGATCGGCGGCGCGGCGCAACTCGCGATGACCGGCGCGTTGCGCTTCGGCCCCGTCTCGGTCGTTGTGCCGATGGACTATTCCAGCCTGTTATGGGCGACCCTGTCCGGCTGGGTGGTGTTCGGCGTGTTGCCCGACACCTGGACCTGGGTCGGCGCACCGGTGATCATCGCCAGCGGCCTGTACATCGTCTGGCGCGAACACGTCCGCCGCCGCATCGAGACCGACCAGGCGGTCGTCGAGGGCTAA
- the cmk gene encoding (d)CMP kinase: MIIAVDGPAASGKGTIARALSRHYALPYLDTGLLYRAVAQNVRQMELNPEIEADAVAACNFDDALLDDAVLRTDEVGKLASVVSVHPLVRATLFHRQRRFANQPGGAVLDGRDIGTVIAPEADAKLFIRATPTIRAKRRHAELRENGSTVSLDKVLADIRARDLRDSTRSAAPLVAANDAALLDTSFLSIEASLQRAIELVERQVALRAERDAYRPS, from the coding sequence ATGATCATCGCCGTCGATGGACCCGCCGCTTCGGGCAAGGGCACGATCGCGCGCGCCCTGTCGCGGCATTACGCGCTGCCGTATCTCGACACCGGCCTGCTCTACCGCGCGGTCGCCCAGAACGTGCGGCAAATGGAACTCAATCCGGAGATCGAGGCGGACGCCGTCGCGGCGTGCAATTTCGACGACGCCCTGCTCGACGACGCCGTCCTGCGCACCGACGAGGTCGGCAAGCTCGCGTCGGTCGTGTCGGTGCATCCCCTCGTCCGCGCCACGCTGTTCCATCGCCAGCGGCGCTTCGCCAACCAGCCGGGCGGCGCCGTGCTCGACGGCCGCGACATCGGCACGGTGATCGCACCCGAGGCCGACGCCAAATTGTTCATCCGCGCGACCCCGACGATCCGCGCCAAGCGTCGCCACGCCGAACTGCGCGAGAACGGCTCGACCGTCAGCCTCGACAAGGTACTGGCCGACATCCGCGCCCGCGACCTGCGCGATTCGACCCGCAGCGCGGCCCCGCTGGTGGCGGCGAACGACGCGGCGCTGCTCGACACCAGCTTCCTGTCGATCGAGGCCAGCCTGCAGCGCGCGATCGAACTGGTCGAACGGCAGGTCGCCCTCCGCGCGGAACGCGACGCCTACCGCCCGTCCTGA
- the trhO gene encoding oxygen-dependent tRNA uridine(34) hydroxylase TrhO gives MPAPVPPIRVAALYKFARFADPAALRGPLLGVCTANHIRGTLLLAREGINGTIAGAPEAIDAVLAHIRTLPGCADLDVKFSSADTLPFHRMKVRLKREIVTMGQPDVDPLTGTGHYVKPGEWNALIDDPDTVVIDTRNDYEVKVGTFAGALDPQTRSFSEFPDWFRAHREDLAGKKIAMFCTGGIRCEKSTAFLKSEGLNEVYHLEGGILKYLEQVPATESRWEGECFVFDQRVAVGHGLAIGTHGLCHACRVPVSLEDRASPLYEEGVSCPACHATRDEAQRAGYAERHRQVVLAEARGETHVGAEFTAKG, from the coding sequence ATGCCTGCCCCCGTGCCCCCCATTCGGGTCGCCGCGCTCTACAAGTTCGCGCGCTTCGCCGATCCCGCCGCGCTGCGTGGGCCGCTGCTCGGCGTGTGCACCGCGAACCACATCAGGGGCACGCTGCTGCTCGCCCGCGAAGGTATCAACGGCACGATCGCCGGAGCGCCCGAAGCGATCGATGCGGTGCTGGCGCATATCCGCACCCTGCCCGGCTGCGCCGATCTCGACGTGAAGTTCAGTTCCGCCGACACCCTGCCCTTCCACCGCATGAAGGTCCGCCTGAAGCGCGAGATCGTGACGATGGGGCAGCCCGACGTCGATCCACTGACCGGCACGGGCCATTATGTGAAACCCGGCGAGTGGAACGCTCTGATCGACGACCCCGATACGGTGGTGATCGACACGCGCAACGATTACGAGGTGAAGGTCGGCACCTTCGCCGGCGCGCTCGATCCGCAGACGCGCAGCTTCAGCGAATTTCCCGACTGGTTCCGCGCGCACCGCGAGGACCTGGCCGGCAAGAAGATCGCGATGTTCTGCACCGGCGGCATCCGCTGCGAGAAATCCACCGCCTTCCTGAAGAGCGAGGGGCTGAACGAGGTCTATCACCTCGAAGGCGGGATCCTGAAATATCTCGAGCAGGTGCCGGCGACCGAGAGCCGCTGGGAAGGCGAATGCTTCGTGTTCGACCAGCGCGTCGCGGTCGGCCACGGGCTGGCGATCGGCACGCACGGCCTGTGCCACGCCTGCCGCGTGCCGGTCAGCCTCGAAGACCGGGCCTCGCCGCTGTATGAGGAGGGCGTATCCTGCCCGGCGTGCCACGCGACCCGCGACGAGGCGCAGCGTGCGGGCTATGCGGAGCGCCACCGCCAGGTCGTGCTCGCCGAAGCGCGGGGCGAGACGCATGTCGGTGCGGAATTTACCGCCAAAGGCTAA
- the glpD gene encoding glycerol-3-phosphate dehydrogenase has product MTYDLLIIGGGINGCAIAREASLLGLKVLLVERDDLAGHTSSASTKLIHGGLRYLEYYDFKLVAEALRERERLVKAAPHIIRPMRFVLPQENAVRPWWMVRIGLYLYDFLGGKMTLARSRGLRKSDTLYTAPLKGGDRGFVYSDAFVDDSRLTVLNAVDAAANGADVLVGTALESARREGGVWRATLSDWRTVEARAIVNAAGPWVHQMLGNLGVNAASNVRLVKGSHIVVPKLFEGDHAYILQQPDRRIVFAIPYQDGTEIGTTDVPVDKPEDARIDADEIAYLCEAANRHFTKQIAPADVTSTWSGVRPLYDDGASEAKAVTRDYVLELDTNGPALLSVFGGKITTARHLAEEAMEKLAPVMGFKAHPVTRARVFPGGAIADFETFLTQVRETWPFLGDARSARMAHGYGQMLADLLDGVSDEAGMGADLGGGLTEVEARWLRDREWARTADDVLKRRTKLGLHLSEAERAQFTARWDTLTTG; this is encoded by the coding sequence GTGACCTACGATCTCCTCATCATCGGCGGCGGCATCAACGGCTGCGCCATCGCGCGCGAAGCGTCCCTGCTCGGCCTCAAGGTGCTGCTGGTCGAACGCGACGACCTTGCCGGGCACACCTCGTCAGCCTCGACCAAGCTCATTCATGGCGGCCTGCGCTACCTCGAATATTACGACTTCAAGCTCGTGGCCGAGGCGCTTCGCGAGCGCGAGCGTCTCGTAAAAGCCGCGCCGCACATCATCCGCCCGATGCGCTTCGTCCTGCCGCAGGAAAATGCCGTGCGTCCGTGGTGGATGGTCCGCATTGGCCTCTACCTCTACGATTTCCTCGGGGGCAAGATGACCCTCGCCCGCTCGCGCGGCCTGCGCAAGTCCGACACGCTCTACACCGCACCGCTCAAGGGCGGCGATCGCGGCTTCGTCTATTCCGATGCGTTCGTGGACGATTCTCGCCTCACCGTCCTGAATGCAGTCGATGCCGCCGCCAACGGCGCGGACGTGCTCGTCGGCACCGCGCTTGAATCCGCCCGGCGCGAGGGCGGCGTGTGGCGTGCCACGCTGTCGGACTGGCGTACGGTCGAAGCGCGCGCGATCGTCAACGCCGCCGGGCCGTGGGTACACCAGATGCTCGGCAATCTCGGCGTCAACGCCGCCAGCAACGTGCGTCTCGTCAAGGGCAGCCATATCGTCGTGCCCAAGCTGTTCGAGGGCGACCACGCCTATATCCTGCAACAGCCGGACCGGCGCATCGTCTTCGCCATTCCCTATCAGGACGGCACCGAGATCGGCACCACCGACGTGCCGGTCGACAAGCCCGAGGACGCGCGGATCGACGCCGACGAGATCGCGTACCTGTGCGAGGCAGCGAACCGCCACTTCACCAAGCAGATCGCGCCAGCCGACGTCACCTCCACCTGGTCGGGCGTCCGCCCACTCTACGACGACGGCGCGAGCGAGGCGAAGGCGGTGACGCGCGATTACGTGCTGGAACTCGATACCAACGGCCCTGCCCTGCTCAGCGTGTTCGGCGGCAAGATCACCACCGCCCGCCACCTCGCCGAAGAAGCGATGGAGAAGCTCGCGCCCGTGATGGGCTTCAAGGCGCACCCCGTCACCCGCGCGCGTGTCTTCCCCGGCGGCGCGATCGCCGATTTCGAGACATTCCTGACGCAGGTGCGCGAGACCTGGCCGTTTCTCGGCGACGCGCGCAGTGCCCGCATGGCGCACGGCTACGGCCAGATGCTCGCGGATCTATTGGATGGCGTCTCCGATGAAGCCGGCATGGGCGCGGATCTGGGCGGCGGCCTCACCGAGGTCGAGGCGCGCTGGCTTCGCGACCGCGAATGGGCGCGTACCGCCGACGACGTGCTCAAGCGCCGCACCAAGCTCGGCCTGCACCTGAGCGAAGCGGAGCGCGCACAATTCACCGCCCGCTGGGATACGCTCACGACTGGTTGA
- a CDS encoding GFA family protein, whose product MWPLSRSSARSSVMTVREATCRCGQLRATCSGDPVRVSVCHCLACQKRSGSAFAAQARWPDDRVQLSGAFEEWSQAGGSGSRATFRFCATCSATIAFVNESLPGTIAIPLGAFADPTFPPPQFSVYEERKHPWLAVLGAGVEHFD is encoded by the coding sequence ATGTGGCCATTATCGCGATCCTCCGCTAGATCGAGCGTCATGACCGTTCGTGAAGCGACCTGTCGGTGCGGACAGTTGCGGGCTACCTGCAGCGGGGATCCGGTGCGCGTGTCGGTTTGCCATTGCCTCGCCTGCCAGAAACGCAGCGGCAGCGCGTTCGCGGCGCAAGCCCGCTGGCCGGACGACCGGGTGCAGCTGAGCGGCGCGTTCGAAGAATGGTCCCAGGCGGGCGGCAGCGGTTCGCGCGCGACCTTCCGCTTCTGCGCGACGTGCAGCGCGACGATCGCCTTCGTCAACGAGAGCCTGCCGGGTACGATCGCCATTCCCCTCGGGGCGTTTGCCGATCCCACGTTTCCGCCGCCCCAATTCTCGGTGTACGAAGAGCGCAAGCATCCCTGGCTCGCCGTGCTGGGTGCCGGCGTCGAGCATTTCGACTAG
- a CDS encoding DUF2490 domain-containing protein, translated as MISFLGAVLVSLVALPAQAQQQDAQLWLQLNTNVPVAKKLRVTLEQIARFSDRQRGLFQTEIGALLGYQVADGIELGFGYRRVGAYNGNTAADEDRIRQQVVATFGHFVTRFRVDERFNPGGREIGFRIRPLLRYNRPLAKKGWAVFLSHESFLLPNSTVWGQRSGYERMRNIVGVTLPFGRKVSADVGYLNQYRFARGGAQAQMDHALSLQLTVNISPHTGAKLDD; from the coding sequence GTGATCTCGTTTCTCGGCGCCGTCCTGGTATCTTTGGTCGCCCTGCCGGCGCAGGCGCAGCAGCAGGATGCGCAGCTGTGGCTGCAGCTCAACACCAACGTGCCGGTCGCGAAGAAGCTGCGCGTGACGCTGGAGCAGATCGCGCGGTTCAGCGATCGGCAGCGCGGGCTGTTCCAGACCGAGATCGGGGCGTTGCTCGGCTATCAGGTCGCGGACGGGATCGAACTCGGCTTCGGCTATCGTCGCGTGGGGGCCTATAACGGCAATACCGCGGCGGACGAGGATCGCATACGGCAGCAGGTCGTCGCGACGTTCGGGCATTTCGTGACCCGGTTTCGCGTCGACGAGCGCTTCAACCCCGGTGGCCGCGAGATCGGGTTCCGCATCCGCCCGCTGCTGCGCTACAACCGGCCGCTGGCGAAGAAGGGCTGGGCGGTGTTCCTCAGCCATGAGAGTTTCCTGCTGCCGAACAGCACGGTCTGGGGCCAGCGCAGCGGGTATGAGCGGATGCGCAACATCGTCGGCGTGACCCTGCCGTTCGGGCGCAAGGTGAGCGCCGATGTCGGCTATCTGAACCAGTACCGGTTCGCGCGGGGTGGGGCGCAGGCCCAGATGGATCATGCGCTGAGCTTGCAACTGACGGTCAACATCTCGCCGCATACCGGGGCGAAGCTGGACGATTGA
- a CDS encoding TIGR02300 family protein: MVKAEWGTKRTCPKCATRFYDLGNDEPVTCIECGSTWSPEPILKSKQPLPFEQAKPDLVKKDDDLAGDDEDIDTGEDEEISPDDEVDLGGDDDIGVEAPVEDDEH, encoded by the coding sequence ATGGTCAAGGCCGAATGGGGCACGAAGAGAACGTGCCCGAAATGCGCAACGCGCTTCTACGATCTGGGTAACGACGAGCCGGTCACGTGCATCGAATGCGGATCGACCTGGTCGCCGGAGCCGATTCTCAAGTCCAAGCAGCCGCTGCCGTTCGAGCAGGCCAAGCCCGATCTGGTCAAGAAGGACGACGATCTTGCCGGCGACGACGAGGATATCGACACCGGTGAGGACGAGGAAATCTCGCCCGACGACGAGGTCGATCTTGGCGGCGACGACGATATCGGCGTGGAAGCGCCGGTCGAAGACGACGAGCATTGA
- the proS gene encoding proline--tRNA ligase: protein MIKRALPVTREADFAAWYQSVISEADLAEESGVRGCMVIRPWGYGIWERIQRLLDDRIKATGHENCYFPLFIPLSYFEKEAEHVEGFAKEMAVVTHHRLISDGKGGLVPDPSAKLEEPLVVRPTSETVIGTAFARWVQSWRDLPVLINQWANVVRWEMRTRMFLRTSEFLWQEGHTAHATADEARDETLKMLEVYREFAENCLALPVVAGEKPENERFPGAVATYSIEAMMQDGKALQAGTSHFLGTNFAHAQNIRFQNAVGELEYANTTSWGVSTRMIGGVIMVHGDDDGLRVPPRIAPWQVVIVPMLRDQPEDEEIVAYCKTLQGELAKQSALGEPVRALLDLKFGKAATKRWGWVKKGAPVIVEVGGRDVAGGNVSVIRRDRLYREDGKLDSAVLAQGDFVAGVAAMLEDVQTSLHTEARKRLQANIAPAADFAAIEAHFAEGRKNPGWLEVQWSKPTGAALDAVVEKLKALKLTLRNAPMEQAAMDAPCVFTGDTAVERVLVGRSY, encoded by the coding sequence ATGATAAAGCGTGCACTCCCCGTCACCCGCGAAGCCGATTTCGCCGCCTGGTATCAATCCGTCATCTCGGAGGCCGATCTGGCCGAGGAGAGCGGCGTGCGCGGGTGCATGGTCATCCGGCCATGGGGGTACGGCATCTGGGAGCGGATCCAGCGCCTGCTCGACGATCGCATCAAGGCGACGGGCCACGAGAATTGCTATTTCCCGCTGTTCATCCCGCTTTCCTATTTCGAGAAGGAGGCCGAGCATGTCGAGGGCTTCGCCAAGGAGATGGCGGTCGTCACGCATCACCGGCTGATCTCGGACGGCAAGGGCGGGCTGGTCCCCGATCCGTCGGCCAAGCTGGAAGAGCCGCTGGTCGTGCGGCCGACGTCGGAGACGGTAATCGGCACCGCGTTCGCGCGCTGGGTGCAATCGTGGCGCGACCTGCCGGTGCTGATCAACCAATGGGCCAACGTGGTGCGCTGGGAAATGCGCACGCGGATGTTCCTGCGCACGTCGGAATTCCTCTGGCAGGAGGGGCACACCGCGCACGCCACGGCGGACGAGGCGCGCGACGAGACCCTGAAGATGCTCGAAGTGTATCGCGAGTTCGCCGAGAACTGTCTCGCGCTGCCGGTGGTCGCGGGCGAGAAGCCGGAGAACGAGCGCTTCCCCGGAGCGGTCGCAACCTATTCGATCGAGGCGATGATGCAGGACGGGAAAGCGTTGCAGGCCGGTACGTCGCACTTCCTCGGCACCAATTTCGCGCATGCCCAGAACATCCGGTTCCAGAACGCGGTGGGCGAGCTCGAATATGCCAATACGACGAGCTGGGGCGTGTCGACGCGGATGATCGGCGGCGTGATCATGGTGCATGGCGACGATGACGGTCTGCGCGTGCCACCGCGCATCGCGCCGTGGCAGGTGGTGATCGTGCCGATGCTGCGCGACCAGCCGGAGGACGAGGAGATCGTCGCCTATTGCAAGACGTTGCAAGGCGAGCTGGCCAAGCAGTCCGCATTGGGCGAGCCGGTGCGCGCGTTGCTCGACCTGAAGTTCGGCAAGGCGGCGACCAAGCGCTGGGGCTGGGTGAAGAAGGGCGCGCCGGTGATCGTCGAGGTCGGCGGGCGCGACGTGGCGGGCGGCAACGTCTCGGTCATCCGCCGCGACCGGCTGTACCGCGAGGACGGCAAGCTCGACAGCGCGGTGCTCGCGCAGGGCGATTTCGTCGCCGGCGTGGCGGCGATGCTGGAGGATGTGCAGACCTCGCTCCACACCGAGGCGCGGAAGCGGTTGCAGGCGAACATCGCCCCGGCGGCGGACTTCGCGGCGATCGAGGCGCATTTCGCGGAAGGGCGGAAGAACCCCGGCTGGCTCGAGGTGCAATGGTCGAAGCCGACGGGTGCGGCGCTGGACGCGGTGGTCGAGAAACTGAAGGCGCTGAAGCTGACGCTGCGCAACGCGCCGATGGAGCAGGCGGCGATGGACGCGCCCTGCGTGTTCACCGGCGATACGGCGGTGGAGCGGGTGCTGGTCGGGCGGAGCTATTAG